One stretch of Nitrospiria bacterium DNA includes these proteins:
- a CDS encoding TIGR04255 family protein, with the protein MNHSNPFSGPTPSFKKPPIAEVALGIRFNISDKLKIPHIGQLWNKFRQDYPKIEHAPPIASGQGDIPVDPTTGMPSLRVWFVNESEDQLIQFQVDRFHFNWRRKEADYPRYPYMIKNFEKVFDTNSIFFKEYSLGPLQPIECELTYINHFKKGLEWNNSADLRKIFSDSPLIQKKEGFLPEPEAISWRARFPLGEGKGSLTVKLDHGTLIKEKNKVYILDLTARGMGESTNKEDIFKWFDLAHEWVVRGFTDLTTPEIQKIWEREE; encoded by the coding sequence ATGAATCATTCAAATCCTTTCTCAGGTCCTACTCCAAGTTTTAAGAAACCCCCTATTGCAGAGGTTGCTCTTGGAATACGGTTTAATATTTCAGATAAACTTAAAATTCCACATATTGGTCAACTTTGGAATAAATTTCGCCAAGACTATCCTAAAATCGAACATGCCCCACCAATTGCATCGGGTCAAGGTGATATTCCAGTAGATCCCACAACGGGAATGCCATCCCTTAGAGTGTGGTTTGTAAATGAATCAGAGGATCAATTAATACAATTTCAGGTCGATAGATTCCATTTCAATTGGAGGCGTAAGGAAGCCGACTATCCTCGATATCCTTATATGATTAAGAATTTTGAGAAAGTGTTTGACACAAATAGTATTTTTTTTAAGGAGTATTCCCTGGGACCACTTCAACCAATTGAGTGTGAACTTACTTATATTAATCATTTCAAAAAAGGCCTAGAATGGAATAATAGTGCTGACCTCAGAAAAATTTTTTCTGATTCTCCCTTGATTCAAAAAAAAGAAGGATTTTTGCCAGAACCTGAAGCTATTTCATGGAGGGCGCGGTTTCCATTAGGAGAAGGAAAGGGATCCCTAACTGTGAAATTGGATCATGGTACACTAATCAAGGAAAAAAATAAGGTGTACATTCTCGATTTGACGGCTCGAGGTATGGGTGAATCAACAAATAAGGAAGACATTTTCAAATGGTTTGACCTAGCGCATGAGTGGGTGGTTCGGGGATTTACTGATTTAACAACACCTGAAATTCAAAAAATCTGGGAACGGGAGGAATAA